A stretch of Episyrphus balteatus chromosome 2, idEpiBalt1.1, whole genome shotgun sequence DNA encodes these proteins:
- the LOC129909956 gene encoding peptide transporter family 1 isoform X2 yields the protein MGATEEKPHNHEEKHNDNSNLPKILPALDTKDVKDESSHIHNPDTMEGQVQKIPYPKSVGFIISNEFCERFNYYGMRTILVLYLNRELGYSKDSSTVIFHIFTMFVYFLCILGAILADSFLGKFKTILYLSMVYVMGSIMVTLGAIPTWHLPPIWFTMIGLALIALGSGGIKPCVSAFGGDQFKMPEQVKQAATFFSLYYFSINSGSLISTTLTPILREDVRCFGKQECYSLAFGVPAILMVLSIIIFVLGRPLYKIRPPAGNVVVLVCKTIGNGMSTYFKERKSNPKEHWLDHAEKKYDKQLIADVKVLLRVLLLYVPLPIFWALFDQQGSRWTFQATRMNGDMGGFTIKPDQMQMLNPLLILIFIPLYDVAFYPLLNLVGIRRPLQKLTAGGILAGIAFTISGLVELKLETTYPVLPQAGEFQLRIFNGIPNCDYTFETNLTNYREFTVKSMELFEDKHIQAQPIDFSGYTKTSAACPDFPIGVMNLKDKTAHSFFINSKGMLHYEDNVDKPDRGNPVVRTLASVNGIRTVKWIEEKKRYLAYENTTDFYPLFEFKLTEYSVTVDNKEVLKTTLKQGGVYTLVIGEESEGVYKTQLFEVAEPNSLNILLLIPQYVVMTLGEVMFSVTGIEFSYSQAPVSMKSVLQACWLLTVAVGNVIVVIIAELKIFESQAYEFFLFAGLMFLDMIAFIFLAIAYKPNDPNAVSLISEADTEDTKPSSLELNQYKSD from the exons ATGGGAGCAACAGAGGAAAAACCTCATAATCatg aggaAAAACATAATGACAACAGCAATTTACCAAAGATACTACCTGCATTAGATACCAAAGATGTCAAAGATGAAAGTAGTCATATTCATAATCCCGATACAATGGAAGGACAAGTGCAA aaaatcccttATCCAAAATCAGTAGGCTTTATCATCAGTAATGAATTCTGCGAACGATTCAACTACTATGGAATGCGAA caATTTTGGTCCTCTATCTCAACCGAGAGCTTGGCTACAGCAAAGATTCCTCAACAGTCATCTTCCACATCTTCACCATGTTTGTCTATTTCCTCTGTATCCTTGGAGCCATTCTAGCTGACAGTTTTCTTGGCAAATTCAAAACAATCCTCTATCTATCAATGGTTTATGTTATGGGATCCATTATGGTTACTTTGGGAGCAATACCAACATGGCATCTACCACCAATATGGTTTACTATGATCGGTCTGGCTCTAATAGCCTTGGGCTCTGGAGGTATCAAACCATGTGTATCAGCATTTGGTGGTGATCAATTCAAAATGCCAGAACAAGTTAAACAAGCTGCAACATTCTTTTCACTCTATTACTTTTCCATCAATTCTGGATCATTGATATCGACTACGTTAACACCAATTCTGCGAGAAGATGTACGTTGTTTTGGTAAACAAGAGTGTTATTCGCTGGCTTTTGGTGTACCGGCAATTTTGATGGTACTTTCAATAA taattttCGTTCTTGGTCGTCCATTGTACAAGATCAGACCACCAGCAGGAAATGTAGTAGTCCTTGTCTGTAAAACAATCGGG AATGGAATGTCAACTTATTTCAAAGAACGCAAATCAAATCCTAAAGAACATTGGTTAGATCATGCTGAAAAGAAATATGACAAACAACTTATTGCCGATGTCAAAGTATTGCTGAGAGTTCTTTTACTGTATGTTCCCTTGCCAATTTTCTGGGCTTTGTTTGATCAACAAGGCTCAAGATGGACCTTCCAAGCTACCCGAATGAATGGTGATATGGGTGGATTCACTATTAAACCAGATCAAATGCAAATGTTGAATccattattgattttgattttcatTCCACTTTATGATGTGGCCTTTTATCCATTGTTGAATTTGGTTGGAATTAGACGACCAttacaaaaattgacagctgGTGGAATATTGGCTGGTATAGCATTTACCATTTCGGGATTGGTGGAGTTGAAATTGGAG ACAACCTATCCAGTTTTGCCCCAAGCTGGCGAGTTTCAATTGCGTATATTCAACGGAATCCCTAACTGCGACTACACATTCGAAACTAACCTAACTAACTACAGGGAATTCACAGTTAAATCGATGgaactttttgaagacaaacaTATTCAAGCGCAACCAATAGACTTTTCTGGATACACCAAGACTTCAGCTG CTTGTCCTGATTTTCCAATAGGAGTAATGAATCTTAAAGATAAAACAGCTCACAGTTTCTTCATCAATTCTAAAGGAATGTTGCACTACGAAGACAATGTAGATAAACCAGATCGAGGAAATCCAGTAGTACGAACGCTGGCAAGTGTTAACGGAATTCGAACTGTCAAATGGATAGAAGAGAAAAAGCGTTACCTAGCCTACGAAAATACTACCGATTTCTATCCACTTTTCGAGTTTAAATTAACAGAATACTCGGTGACAGTTGATAATAAAGAAGTTTTGAAGACAACTCTAAAGCAAGGTGGAGTTTACACTTTGGTTATTGGAGAAGAGTCCGAGGGAGTCTATAAAACACAACTTTTCGAAGTTGCTGAGCCAAATTCACTCAACATCCTTTTACTGATTCCCCAATACGTCGTAATGACTTTGGGTGAAGTTATGTTTTCTGTAACAggaattgaattttcatattcACAAGCTCCGGTTTCTATGAAATCGGTATTACAAGCTTGTTGGTTATTAACAGTAGCCGTTGGCAATGTTATAGTTGTAATTATAGctgaattgaaaatatttgagTCTCAGGCTTATGAATTTTTCCTATTTGCTGGTTTAATGTTCCTCGATATGATTGcatttatatttttagctaTTGCTTATAAGCCAAATGATCCAAATGCTGTTAGTTTAATAAGTGAAGCTGATACTGAAGATACAAAACCGAGTTCGTTGGAATTGAACCAGTATAAGTCTGATTGA
- the LOC129909956 gene encoding peptide transporter family 1 isoform X1, which yields MEVEEHEVTPLIEEKHNDNSNLPKILPALDTKDVKDESSHIHNPDTMEGQVQKIPYPKSVGFIISNEFCERFNYYGMRTILVLYLNRELGYSKDSSTVIFHIFTMFVYFLCILGAILADSFLGKFKTILYLSMVYVMGSIMVTLGAIPTWHLPPIWFTMIGLALIALGSGGIKPCVSAFGGDQFKMPEQVKQAATFFSLYYFSINSGSLISTTLTPILREDVRCFGKQECYSLAFGVPAILMVLSIIIFVLGRPLYKIRPPAGNVVVLVCKTIGNGMSTYFKERKSNPKEHWLDHAEKKYDKQLIADVKVLLRVLLLYVPLPIFWALFDQQGSRWTFQATRMNGDMGGFTIKPDQMQMLNPLLILIFIPLYDVAFYPLLNLVGIRRPLQKLTAGGILAGIAFTISGLVELKLETTYPVLPQAGEFQLRIFNGIPNCDYTFETNLTNYREFTVKSMELFEDKHIQAQPIDFSGYTKTSAACPDFPIGVMNLKDKTAHSFFINSKGMLHYEDNVDKPDRGNPVVRTLASVNGIRTVKWIEEKKRYLAYENTTDFYPLFEFKLTEYSVTVDNKEVLKTTLKQGGVYTLVIGEESEGVYKTQLFEVAEPNSLNILLLIPQYVVMTLGEVMFSVTGIEFSYSQAPVSMKSVLQACWLLTVAVGNVIVVIIAELKIFESQAYEFFLFAGLMFLDMIAFIFLAIAYKPNDPNAVSLISEADTEDTKPSSLELNQYKSD from the exons aggaAAAACATAATGACAACAGCAATTTACCAAAGATACTACCTGCATTAGATACCAAAGATGTCAAAGATGAAAGTAGTCATATTCATAATCCCGATACAATGGAAGGACAAGTGCAA aaaatcccttATCCAAAATCAGTAGGCTTTATCATCAGTAATGAATTCTGCGAACGATTCAACTACTATGGAATGCGAA caATTTTGGTCCTCTATCTCAACCGAGAGCTTGGCTACAGCAAAGATTCCTCAACAGTCATCTTCCACATCTTCACCATGTTTGTCTATTTCCTCTGTATCCTTGGAGCCATTCTAGCTGACAGTTTTCTTGGCAAATTCAAAACAATCCTCTATCTATCAATGGTTTATGTTATGGGATCCATTATGGTTACTTTGGGAGCAATACCAACATGGCATCTACCACCAATATGGTTTACTATGATCGGTCTGGCTCTAATAGCCTTGGGCTCTGGAGGTATCAAACCATGTGTATCAGCATTTGGTGGTGATCAATTCAAAATGCCAGAACAAGTTAAACAAGCTGCAACATTCTTTTCACTCTATTACTTTTCCATCAATTCTGGATCATTGATATCGACTACGTTAACACCAATTCTGCGAGAAGATGTACGTTGTTTTGGTAAACAAGAGTGTTATTCGCTGGCTTTTGGTGTACCGGCAATTTTGATGGTACTTTCAATAA taattttCGTTCTTGGTCGTCCATTGTACAAGATCAGACCACCAGCAGGAAATGTAGTAGTCCTTGTCTGTAAAACAATCGGG AATGGAATGTCAACTTATTTCAAAGAACGCAAATCAAATCCTAAAGAACATTGGTTAGATCATGCTGAAAAGAAATATGACAAACAACTTATTGCCGATGTCAAAGTATTGCTGAGAGTTCTTTTACTGTATGTTCCCTTGCCAATTTTCTGGGCTTTGTTTGATCAACAAGGCTCAAGATGGACCTTCCAAGCTACCCGAATGAATGGTGATATGGGTGGATTCACTATTAAACCAGATCAAATGCAAATGTTGAATccattattgattttgattttcatTCCACTTTATGATGTGGCCTTTTATCCATTGTTGAATTTGGTTGGAATTAGACGACCAttacaaaaattgacagctgGTGGAATATTGGCTGGTATAGCATTTACCATTTCGGGATTGGTGGAGTTGAAATTGGAG ACAACCTATCCAGTTTTGCCCCAAGCTGGCGAGTTTCAATTGCGTATATTCAACGGAATCCCTAACTGCGACTACACATTCGAAACTAACCTAACTAACTACAGGGAATTCACAGTTAAATCGATGgaactttttgaagacaaacaTATTCAAGCGCAACCAATAGACTTTTCTGGATACACCAAGACTTCAGCTG CTTGTCCTGATTTTCCAATAGGAGTAATGAATCTTAAAGATAAAACAGCTCACAGTTTCTTCATCAATTCTAAAGGAATGTTGCACTACGAAGACAATGTAGATAAACCAGATCGAGGAAATCCAGTAGTACGAACGCTGGCAAGTGTTAACGGAATTCGAACTGTCAAATGGATAGAAGAGAAAAAGCGTTACCTAGCCTACGAAAATACTACCGATTTCTATCCACTTTTCGAGTTTAAATTAACAGAATACTCGGTGACAGTTGATAATAAAGAAGTTTTGAAGACAACTCTAAAGCAAGGTGGAGTTTACACTTTGGTTATTGGAGAAGAGTCCGAGGGAGTCTATAAAACACAACTTTTCGAAGTTGCTGAGCCAAATTCACTCAACATCCTTTTACTGATTCCCCAATACGTCGTAATGACTTTGGGTGAAGTTATGTTTTCTGTAACAggaattgaattttcatattcACAAGCTCCGGTTTCTATGAAATCGGTATTACAAGCTTGTTGGTTATTAACAGTAGCCGTTGGCAATGTTATAGTTGTAATTATAGctgaattgaaaatatttgagTCTCAGGCTTATGAATTTTTCCTATTTGCTGGTTTAATGTTCCTCGATATGATTGcatttatatttttagctaTTGCTTATAAGCCAAATGATCCAAATGCTGTTAGTTTAATAAGTGAAGCTGATACTGAAGATACAAAACCGAGTTCGTTGGAATTGAACCAGTATAAGTCTGATTGA